In Peromyscus maniculatus bairdii isolate BWxNUB_F1_BW_parent chromosome 21, HU_Pman_BW_mat_3.1, whole genome shotgun sequence, one DNA window encodes the following:
- the LOC102923699 gene encoding cysteine-rich secretory protein 1-like, with amino-acid sequence MTLFPLLLVLAAVLAPSILQEHCKDTNFEDLITSKESVQEEIVNKHNQLRRMVSPPGSDLLKMHWSYDSQANAQIWASQCSYQHSPADSRTTKIRCGENIFMSTYPASWSHVIQSWFDEGKYFNFDSGPNPPDAIVGNYTQVVWNSSFQVACGVAKCSHQLLPFLYVCHYCPPGNIERWQYIPYTIGKPCALCPDHCEDGLCTNSCEYEDKFSICEELKASLTCDYPMVNQVCKATCNCKRKIH; translated from the exons gatACGAATTTTGAGGATTTGATAACCTCTAAAGAGTCAGTCCAAGAAGAGATTGTAAACAAGCACAACCAACTGAGAAGAATGGTTTCTCCACCTGGTAGTGACTTACTAAAGATG caTTGGAGTTATGATTCCCAAGCGAATGCACAGATTTGGGCAAGCCAGTGCAGTTACCAACACAGTCCTGCAGATTCCAGGACCACCA AAATAAGATGTGGTGAGAATATCTTCATGTCAACTTATCCAGCATCATGGTCTCATGTAATCCAAAGCTGGTTTGATGAAGGCAAATATTTCAACTTTGATTCAGGCCCAAATCCACCTGATGCAATAGTTGGAAATTATACTCAG GTTGTTTGGAATTCATCTTTCCAAGTGGCATGTGGAGTTGCTAAGTGTTCTCACCAATTATTGCCATTCTTATATGTTTGTCACTATTGTCCTCC TGGTAATATTGAAAGATGGCAATACATCCCTTACACAATAGGGAAACCGTGTGCCCTTTGTCCTGATCACTGTGAAGATGGACTCTGCA cAAATAGTTGTGAATATGAAGACAAGTTTTCTATCTGTGAAGAATTGAAGGCTTCACTAACCTGTGACTATCCAATGGTTAACCAAGTGTGCAAAGCTACATGTAACTGTAAACGCAAAATTCATTAA